A genomic window from Micromonospora violae includes:
- a CDS encoding DNA-processing protein DprA produces the protein MSAEEENRLARVALTWLAEPGTRAVHRLVERHGPVATLDLLLDGGSPDGWLHTTVAARSAAGDARAVAAEALQRADRLGARLVTPDDEEWPSPVADLATLRLPDVSRRVDAETAPPLCFWVRGGWPLGEALDRSVAVVGARAATGYGQHVATELGYGLAERDWTVVSGGAFGIDAAAHRGALTAGGLTVAVLACGLDRPYPIGNTALFDRIAETGLLVSEWPPGAEPLRPRFLIRNRVIAVGTRGTVVVEASARSGATQTARRAIYGNRVAMVVPGPVTSAMSVGAHEFLREFPDKARLVTGVAHVLEEVGRIGADLAPLARGPQRPSDALDDDARSLLEALPRRGAMGVDRLSVRAGVGVRTALRKLSLLEELSMVVRRDDGYALAPPPAASTRAAAQTPALPGT, from the coding sequence GTGAGCGCCGAGGAGGAAAACCGGCTGGCCCGGGTCGCCCTGACCTGGTTGGCCGAACCGGGCACCCGCGCGGTGCACCGGCTGGTCGAACGGCACGGCCCGGTGGCCACCCTGGATCTGCTGCTCGACGGCGGCAGTCCGGACGGCTGGTTGCACACCACTGTCGCCGCACGTTCGGCGGCCGGCGACGCGCGGGCGGTGGCGGCGGAGGCCCTGCAACGGGCGGACCGACTGGGTGCCCGGCTGGTCACGCCGGACGACGAGGAGTGGCCAAGCCCGGTCGCCGACCTGGCCACACTGCGTCTGCCGGACGTCAGCCGCCGGGTGGACGCCGAGACCGCCCCGCCGCTCTGCTTCTGGGTACGCGGAGGCTGGCCGCTCGGCGAGGCCCTGGACCGTTCGGTGGCCGTGGTGGGGGCGCGGGCGGCCACCGGCTACGGGCAACACGTCGCGACCGAGCTGGGGTACGGGCTGGCCGAGCGGGACTGGACGGTGGTGTCCGGCGGCGCGTTCGGCATCGACGCGGCCGCCCACCGAGGCGCCCTCACCGCCGGCGGCCTGACCGTCGCCGTGCTCGCCTGCGGGCTCGACCGCCCGTACCCGATAGGCAACACCGCGCTGTTCGACCGGATCGCCGAGACGGGGCTGCTGGTCAGCGAGTGGCCACCCGGTGCCGAGCCGCTGCGGCCCCGGTTCCTGATCCGCAACCGGGTGATCGCCGTGGGCACCCGGGGCACCGTCGTGGTGGAGGCGTCGGCGCGCAGTGGCGCGACGCAGACCGCGCGGCGGGCCATCTACGGCAATCGGGTGGCCATGGTGGTGCCGGGGCCGGTGACCTCGGCGATGTCCGTCGGCGCGCACGAGTTCCTGCGCGAGTTCCCCGACAAGGCCCGGCTGGTCACCGGGGTGGCGCACGTGCTGGAGGAGGTGGGCCGGATCGGCGCGGACCTGGCCCCGCTGGCGCGCGGACCGCAGCGGCCCTCCGACGCCCTGGACGACGACGCGCGGTCACTGTTGGAGGCGCTGCCCCGCCGAGGCGCGATGGGTGTGGACCGGCTCTCCGTCCGCGCCGGTGTCGGCGTACGGACCGCGCTGCGCAAGCTGTCGCTGTTGGAGGAGCTGTCCATGGTGGTCCGTCGCGACGACGGGTACGCCCTCGCCCCGCCACCCGCCGCATCCACGCGTGCGGCGGCGCAGACGCCTGCTCTGCCGGGTACCTGA
- a CDS encoding YraN family protein, translating to MTKRNQAVGAYGERCAARHLTEAGLRPIARNWRCPAGEIDIIAWDGPVLAFCEVKTRRGAAFGTPAEAVVPAKARRLRGLAAQWLTETGTTAEEVRFDVLSVLLPDTGPAQVDHLKGAF from the coding sequence ATGACGAAGCGGAACCAGGCCGTTGGCGCGTACGGCGAACGGTGCGCGGCCCGGCACCTGACCGAGGCGGGGCTGCGCCCGATCGCCAGAAACTGGCGCTGCCCGGCTGGGGAGATCGACATCATCGCGTGGGACGGGCCCGTGCTCGCCTTCTGCGAGGTGAAGACCCGCCGGGGCGCGGCTTTCGGCACCCCGGCCGAGGCGGTCGTCCCGGCCAAGGCCCGCCGGCTGCGCGGGCTCGCCGCCCAATGGCTGACCGAGACCGGTACGACCGCCGAGGAGGTGCGCTTCGACGTGCTGTCGGTGCTGCTGCCCGACACCGGTCCGGCGCAGGTCGACCACCTCAAGGGCGCGTTCTGA
- a CDS encoding YifB family Mg chelatase-like AAA ATPase, producing MSYAKVLCVGLVGVTGHLVEVEADLAAGLPAVVISGLPDTALHEARDRVRAAVVNSGQRWPNRRITLNLLPATLPKFGSAFDLAIAAALLGGSGELPLLPLEGVVILGELGLDGTVRPVRGVLPMVAAAARAGVARVIVPVENAAEAAVIPGVRVRAVDTLHRLVAFVRDGTPLIEPPADVPVPPVGGPDLAEVAGQQLGRRALEVAAAGGHHVALLGPPGAGKTMLAERLPSLLPELDDDAALEVTALHSVAGLLPPGGRLLRRPPFQAPHHTATVPSLVGGGSGLARPGAVSLAHRGVLFLDEAPEFSKGALEALRQPLEHGQIQLSRSGGGTVYPARTQLVLAANPCPCAKPAGDAHCECSPLTRRRYLGKLSGPLLDRIDVQVRLMPVRAAELMATDGNVEPSATVAARVAAARQAAAARWADLGRRLNAEVAGPLLRRPPWRLPAKVTVELRGRLDSGSLSARGFDRVIRMAWTIADLDGRDRPDQDDVREALQLRTGEAA from the coding sequence GTGAGCTACGCGAAGGTGCTCTGCGTGGGGTTGGTCGGGGTGACCGGTCACCTCGTCGAGGTGGAGGCCGACCTGGCCGCCGGCCTGCCGGCGGTGGTGATCTCCGGCCTGCCGGACACCGCCCTGCACGAGGCCCGCGACCGGGTCCGCGCCGCCGTTGTCAATTCCGGCCAACGGTGGCCCAACCGGCGGATCACCCTCAACCTGCTCCCCGCCACGCTGCCGAAATTCGGCTCGGCCTTCGACCTGGCCATCGCCGCAGCGCTGCTGGGCGGCTCGGGTGAGCTGCCGCTGCTCCCCCTGGAGGGGGTGGTGATCCTCGGCGAGCTGGGGCTCGACGGGACGGTCCGGCCGGTGCGTGGCGTACTCCCGATGGTCGCCGCCGCAGCCCGGGCCGGTGTCGCACGGGTGATCGTGCCGGTCGAGAACGCCGCCGAGGCCGCCGTCATCCCGGGGGTACGGGTGCGAGCGGTGGACACCCTGCACCGGCTGGTCGCCTTCGTCCGGGACGGGACCCCGCTGATCGAGCCACCGGCGGACGTCCCGGTGCCGCCGGTCGGTGGGCCGGATCTCGCCGAGGTCGCGGGGCAGCAGCTGGGTCGGCGCGCCCTGGAGGTCGCCGCGGCCGGCGGGCACCACGTGGCGTTGCTCGGCCCGCCGGGCGCCGGCAAGACGATGCTCGCCGAGCGGCTGCCGTCGCTCCTGCCCGAGTTGGACGACGACGCAGCGCTGGAGGTCACCGCGCTGCACTCGGTCGCCGGGCTGCTGCCGCCGGGCGGTCGGTTGCTGCGCCGCCCGCCGTTCCAGGCACCGCACCACACCGCGACCGTGCCGTCGCTGGTCGGCGGCGGCTCCGGGCTGGCCCGGCCCGGCGCGGTGTCGCTGGCCCACCGCGGGGTTCTCTTCCTGGATGAGGCCCCAGAGTTCAGCAAGGGCGCGCTGGAGGCGCTGCGCCAACCGCTGGAACACGGCCAGATCCAGCTGAGCCGCAGCGGGGGCGGCACCGTCTACCCGGCCCGCACCCAGTTGGTGCTGGCAGCCAACCCGTGTCCGTGCGCGAAGCCGGCCGGCGATGCGCACTGCGAGTGTTCGCCGCTGACCCGCCGCCGCTACCTGGGCAAACTCTCCGGGCCGCTGCTCGACCGGATCGACGTCCAGGTGCGGCTGATGCCGGTACGGGCGGCGGAGCTGATGGCGACCGACGGCAACGTCGAGCCGTCGGCGACTGTCGCTGCCCGGGTGGCGGCGGCCCGGCAGGCGGCGGCCGCCCGCTGGGCCGACCTCGGCCGGCGGCTCAACGCCGAGGTGGCGGGCCCGCTCCTGCGCCGACCGCCGTGGCGGCTGCCGGCCAAGGTCACCGTCGAGCTGCGTGGTCGGCTCGACTCCGGCTCGCTGTCGGCGCGCGGCTTCGACCGGGTGATCCGGATGGCCTGGACGATCGCCGATCTGGACGGCCGTGACCGGCCGGACCAGGACGACGTCCGGGAAGCACTTCAACTACGGACGGGGGAGGCGGCGTGA
- the rpsB gene encoding 30S ribosomal protein S2: MAVVTMRQLLESGVHFGHQTRRWNPKMKRFIMTERNGIYIIDLRQTLDYIEKAYEFVRGTVAEGGSILFVGTKKQAQEAIAEQATRVGQPYVNHRWLGGMLTNFQTVYKRLQRMKELEGLGDLSGTAAGYTKKETLQLSREKIKLTRTLGGLRDMQKLPAAVWIVDTKKEHIAVDEARKLGIPVIAVLDTNCDPDEVDFPIPGNDDAIRSAELLTKVVAAAVADGLIARSGRRRGNDEKPEGVASDEPLTEWERELLEPKKADESAAPAEQPAAAAEQAAPTEQPATATAE; the protein is encoded by the coding sequence ATGGCCGTCGTGACCATGCGTCAGCTGCTGGAGAGTGGTGTCCACTTCGGGCACCAGACCCGGCGCTGGAACCCGAAGATGAAGCGCTTCATCATGACCGAGCGCAACGGCATCTACATCATCGACCTGCGCCAGACCCTCGACTACATCGAGAAGGCGTACGAGTTCGTGCGTGGGACCGTCGCCGAGGGTGGCAGCATCCTGTTCGTCGGCACCAAGAAGCAGGCCCAGGAGGCGATCGCCGAGCAGGCGACCCGGGTCGGCCAGCCGTACGTCAACCACCGCTGGCTCGGTGGCATGCTGACCAACTTCCAGACCGTGTACAAGCGGCTCCAGCGGATGAAGGAGCTGGAGGGCCTGGGTGACCTGAGCGGCACCGCCGCCGGTTACACCAAGAAGGAGACCCTGCAGCTCTCCCGCGAGAAGATCAAGCTGACCCGCACCCTCGGTGGCCTGCGGGACATGCAGAAGCTTCCCGCCGCGGTGTGGATCGTCGACACCAAGAAGGAGCACATCGCCGTCGACGAGGCCCGCAAGCTGGGCATCCCGGTGATCGCGGTGCTGGACACCAACTGTGACCCGGACGAGGTCGACTTCCCGATCCCGGGTAACGACGACGCGATCCGCTCGGCCGAGCTGCTGACCAAGGTCGTCGCCGCCGCCGTCGCGGATGGTCTGATCGCGCGTTCCGGCCGTCGCCGGGGCAACGACGAGAAGCCCGAGGGCGTCGCGAGCGACGAGCCGCTGACCGAGTGGGAGCGCGAGCTTCTCGAGCCGAAGAAGGCCGACGAGTCGGCCGCCCCGGCCGAGCAGCCCGCCGCTGCCGCCGAGCAGGCCGCCCCCACCGAGCAGCCGGCGACCGCCACCGCGGAGTGA
- the pyrH gene encoding UMP kinase, giving the protein MTQVVSDRTLELDDPTAPPPGRARRVVLKLSGEVFGGGAIGVDPDVVQAIARQIATVVRRGVQVSVVVGGGNFFRGAELQKRGMDRARADYMGMLGTVMNCLALQDFLEKEGIETRVQSAITMAQVAEPYIPLRAIRHLEKGRVVIFGAGAGMPYFSTDTVAAQRALEIRADVVLMSKNGVDGVYTADPRIDPTASKLDSITFSEVLRRNLRVADAAAFSLCMENGLPMLVFGAQGDDTIIRAVGGDKIGTLITA; this is encoded by the coding sequence ATGACGCAGGTTGTGAGTGACCGGACGCTGGAGCTGGACGATCCGACGGCACCGCCGCCGGGGCGTGCCCGCCGGGTGGTGCTGAAGCTCTCCGGTGAGGTCTTCGGTGGTGGCGCGATCGGCGTCGACCCGGACGTCGTCCAGGCCATCGCCCGACAGATCGCCACCGTGGTGCGCCGCGGCGTGCAGGTCTCCGTGGTGGTCGGCGGGGGCAACTTCTTCCGTGGCGCGGAGCTGCAGAAGCGCGGGATGGACCGGGCCCGCGCGGACTACATGGGCATGCTCGGCACCGTGATGAACTGCCTCGCGCTCCAGGACTTCCTGGAGAAGGAGGGCATCGAGACCCGGGTGCAGAGCGCCATCACGATGGCCCAGGTCGCCGAGCCGTACATCCCGCTGCGTGCCATCCGGCACCTGGAGAAGGGCCGCGTGGTCATCTTCGGCGCCGGCGCCGGGATGCCGTACTTCTCCACCGACACGGTGGCCGCCCAGCGGGCGCTGGAGATCCGGGCCGACGTGGTGCTGATGAGCAAGAACGGCGTGGACGGCGTCTACACCGCCGACCCCCGGATCGACCCCACCGCCAGCAAGCTCGACTCGATCACCTTCTCCGAGGTGCTGCGCCGCAACCTGCGGGTGGCCGACGCGGCGGCGTTCAGCCTCTGCATGGAGAACGGCCTGCCGATGTTGGTCTTCGGCGCGCAGGGTGACGACACCATCATCCGCGCGGTGGGTGGCGACAAGATCGGCACCCTGATCACCGCCTGA
- the frr gene encoding ribosome recycling factor: protein MIDDTLLEAEEKMDRAVEHAKEEFGAIRTGRANAAMFSKVIIDYYGTPTPLTQMASIAVPEPRMAVIKPYDNSQINAMEKAIRDSDLGVNPNNEGTQLRILLPQMTEERRRDMIKVARHKGEEAKVAIRNVRRRGKEELDRIVKDGEAGEDEGRRAEKELDDLTQRYVANIDDLVKHKETELLEV, encoded by the coding sequence GTGATCGACGACACCCTCCTCGAGGCCGAGGAGAAGATGGACCGTGCGGTCGAGCACGCCAAGGAGGAGTTCGGCGCCATCCGTACCGGCCGCGCCAACGCCGCCATGTTCTCCAAGGTCATCATCGACTACTACGGCACGCCCACGCCGCTGACGCAGATGGCGTCCATCGCGGTTCCCGAGCCGCGGATGGCCGTCATCAAGCCGTACGACAACTCGCAGATCAACGCCATGGAGAAGGCGATCCGCGACTCGGACCTCGGGGTGAACCCGAACAACGAGGGCACCCAGCTGCGCATCCTGCTCCCGCAGATGACCGAGGAGCGCCGCCGCGACATGATCAAGGTGGCGCGGCACAAGGGCGAGGAGGCCAAGGTGGCGATCCGCAACGTCCGCCGCCGTGGCAAGGAAGAGCTGGACCGGATCGTCAAGGACGGCGAGGCCGGCGAGGACGAGGGCCGCCGCGCCGAGAAGGAACTCGACGACCTGACCCAGCGGTACGTGGCCAACATCGACGACCTCGTGAAGCACAAGGAAACCGAGCTGCTCGAGGTGTGA
- the tsf gene encoding translation elongation factor Ts, with amino-acid sequence MSQITAADVKKLRDLTGAGMMDSKKALTEAEGDFDKAVEILRVKGAKDVGKRAGRTAANGLVAHSGKALLELNCETDFVAKTESFIALAQQLVEHGERSGANTAEELLATELDGKVVADLIQEQSAKIGEKLVLNRFARVEGTTAVYLHRKAQDLPPAVGVLVSYTGKSDEAGDADARGVAMQIAAMRPKYLTRDEVPAEVVESERRIAEQTAREENKPEAALPKIVEGRVNSFFKDFVLVEQASVADNKKSVKQVLAEAGIEVTRFVRFEVGQA; translated from the coding sequence ATGTCCCAAATCACCGCCGCGGACGTCAAGAAGCTCCGCGACCTCACCGGCGCCGGCATGATGGACAGCAAGAAGGCGCTGACCGAGGCCGAGGGCGACTTCGACAAGGCCGTCGAGATCCTGCGCGTCAAGGGCGCCAAGGACGTCGGCAAGCGGGCCGGTCGTACGGCCGCCAACGGTCTGGTCGCCCACTCCGGCAAGGCGCTGCTCGAGCTGAACTGCGAGACCGACTTCGTCGCCAAGACCGAGTCGTTCATCGCGCTGGCCCAGCAGCTGGTCGAGCACGGTGAGCGCTCCGGCGCGAACACCGCCGAGGAGCTGCTCGCCACCGAGCTCGACGGCAAGGTCGTCGCCGACCTGATCCAGGAGCAGTCCGCCAAGATCGGCGAGAAGCTGGTGCTCAACCGGTTCGCCCGGGTCGAGGGCACCACCGCGGTCTACCTGCACCGCAAGGCCCAGGACCTGCCGCCGGCCGTTGGCGTGCTCGTGTCGTACACCGGCAAGAGCGACGAGGCCGGCGACGCCGACGCCCGTGGTGTGGCCATGCAGATCGCCGCCATGCGGCCGAAGTACCTCACCCGGGACGAGGTTCCGGCCGAGGTCGTCGAGTCCGAGCGGCGCATCGCCGAGCAGACCGCCCGCGAGGAGAACAAGCCCGAGGCGGCCCTGCCGAAGATCGTCGAGGGCCGGGTCAACTCCTTCTTCAAGGACTTCGTCCTGGTCGAGCAGGCGTCGGTGGCCGACAACAAGAAGTCGGTGAAGCAGGTGCTGGCCGAGGCCGGCATCGAGGTCACCCGCTTCGTGCGGTTCGAGGTCGGCCAGGCCTGA